A region from the Zonotrichia albicollis isolate bZonAlb1 chromosome 17, bZonAlb1.hap1, whole genome shotgun sequence genome encodes:
- the ZNF341 gene encoding zinc finger protein 341, giving the protein MAQAIFEALEGMDNQTVLAVQSLLDGQGGVTDPSAANVNSSAAIQPMDDEDVFLCGKCKKQFNSLPAFMTHKREQCQGSAPSLSSVSLATNSVYTPSITSVQQAPSAARQQISTYITVPPSPLIQTLVQGNILVSDEVLMSAMSAFTSLDQPMPAVQPPVQSSMSLHAGAGYLSQPPPPPPPPPPPPPQPPPPPPSLAAPGQPGGGSGVVEVYSAPAPMAAASTVEIQTLGMQPYPPMEVPSQCVESPVYPSPPVYSPGKQGFKAKSSSAATPLSSAGGGSVVGFDSPAAAKTRRCKNEAGLQEGKPKSPKLKCTYCDKAFTKNFDLQQHIRSHTGEKPFQCIVCGRAFAQKSNVKKHMQTHKVWPPGLGCTISRSSITVQVMALNPSQPEDEENTGLPPRNAVPPAPELSPLEESEAAKLEAKQVVLIDSSYQCQFCPSKFNTYFQLKSHMTQHKNEQVYKCVVKTCAQTFQKLESFLEHIKSHQEELSYRCHLCSKDFPSLYELGVHQYSHSLLPQHSPKKDMAVYKCVKCVNKYSTPEALEHHLQTATHNFPCPHCQKVFPCERYLRRHIPTHGGGSKFKCQICKKFFRREHYLKLHAHIHSGEKPFKCSVCDAAFNRKDKLKRHMLIHEPFKKYKCPFSSHTGCNKEFNRPDKLKAHILSHSGMKIHKCQYCNKSFSRRAHMVEHQRSHTGNYKYRCATCSKGFTRHKYLREHKCRLGSPKDKELQLRKAQKKRAGRGRKAGLALGLPELKDGAAGDSSPEGGPNKEPFQESDAVLSIVVGGSGAADPELVPGQPNSMGSNLALAELQTASDGPCTMLAVPVYIQTSE; this is encoded by the exons ATGATGAAGACGTGTTCCTGTGTGGGAAGTGTAAGAAGCAGTTCAactccctgcctgccttcaTGACCCACAAGagagagcagtgccagggcagtgccccatccctgtcctcaGTGTCTCTGGCCACCAACAGTGTGTACACCCCATCCATCACCTCAGTGCAGCAGGCTCCCAGTGCTGCCCGCCAG caaaTCTCCACGTACATCACAGTTCCCCCATCGCCTTTGATCCAGACCCTGGTGCAGGGGAACATCTTGGTCAGTGATGAGGTGCTGATGTCAGCCATGTCTGCTTTCACCTCCTTGGACCAGCCCAtgccagcagtgcagcccccaGTGCAG AGCAGCATGAGTCTGCACGCCGGGGCCGGTTACCTGTCCcagcccccgccgccgccgccgccgccgcctccgcccCCTCCGCAGCCGCCGCCTCCCCCGCCGAGCCTGGCGGCTCCCGGGCAGcccggcggcggcagcggcgtgGTGGAGGTGTACAGCGCCCCTGCTCCCatggcagcagccagcaccGTGGAGATCCAGACCCTGGGCATGCAGCCCTACCCGCCCATGGAG GTACCAAGCCAGTGTGTGGAAAGCCCAGTGtacccctctccccctgtgtaCAGCCCTGGGAAGCAGGGCTTCAAggccaagagcagcagtgctgccacCCCCCTGAGCAGTGCAGGGGGAGGCTCTGTGGTTGGCTTTGattcccctgctgctgccaaaaCACGACGCTGCAAGAACgaggctgggctgcaggaag GCAAACCCAAGTCCCCCAAGCTGAAGTGCACATACTGTGACAAGGCCTTTACCAAGAACTTTGACCTGCAGCAGCACATCAGGAG CCACACAGGTGAGAAGCCCTTCCAGTGCATCGTGTGTGGCCGCGCCTTTGCGCAGAAGTCCAACGTGAAGAAGCACATGCAGACCCACAAGGTGTGgcctccagggctgggctgcaccaTCTCCCGCAGCTCCATCACTGTGCAGGTCATGGCCCTGAACCCCAGCCAGCCTGAGGATGAGGAGAACACAG GTTTGCCCCCCAGGAACGCGGTGCCCCCGGCCCCGGAGCTGAGCCCCTTGGAGGAGAGCGAGGCAGCCAAGCTGGAGGCCAAGCAGGTTGTCCTCATTGACAGCTCCTACCAGTGCCAGTTCTGCCCCAGCAAGTTCAACACCTACTTCCAGCTCAAGTCACACATGACACAGCACAAGAATGAGCAG gtgTACAAATGTGTGGTGAAGACCTGTGCCCAGACCTTCCAGAAGCTGGAGTCCTTCCTTGAGCACATCAAGAGCCACCAGGAGGAGCTGAGTTACCGCTGCCACCTGTGCAGCAAGGACTTCCCCTCTCTGTACGAGCTGGGCGTGCACCAGTACTCGCACagcctgctgccccagcacagccccaagAAGGACATGGCCGTGTACAA GTGTGTGAAGTGTGTCAATAAATACTCCACCCCAGAAGCCCTGGAGCACCATCTGCAGACAGCAACGCACAACTTCCCCTGCCCCCACTGCCAGAAG GTGTTCCCCTGCGAGCGGTACCTGCGCCGCCACATCCCCACGCACGGCGGGGGCAGCAAGTTCAAGTGCCAGATCTGTAAGAAGTTCTTCCGGCGGGAGCACTACCTCAAGCTGCACGCCCACATCCACTCGG GTGAGAAGCCCTTCAAGTGCTCGGTGTGTGACGCAGCGTTCAACCGCAAGGACAAGCTCAAGCGCCACATGCTCATCCATGAGCCCTTCAAGAAATACAAATGTCCCTTCTC AAGCCACACAGGCTGCAATAAAGAGTTCAACAGGCCTGACAAGCTGAAGGCTCACATTCTGTCCCATTCAG GGATGAAGATCCACAAGTGCCAGTACTGTAACAAGTCCTTCAGCCGCCGCGCCCACATGGTGGAGCACCAGCGCTCGCACACCGGCAACTACAAATACCGCTGTGCCACGTGCAGCAAGGGCTTCACCCGCCACAAGTACCTGCGGGAGCACAAGTGCCGCCTGGGCTCGCCCAAGgacaaggagctgcagctcaggaaggCGCAGAAGaagcgggcggggcggggccgcaaGGCGGggctggccctggggctgcccgaGCTCAAGGACGGCGCTGCCGGGGACAGCTCCCCCGAGGGGGGCCCCAACAAGGAGCCCTTCCAGGAGTCGGATGCTGTGCTGTCCATCGTGGTTGGtggctcaggagctgcagacCCTGAGCtggtcccagggcagcccaacAGCATGGGCTCCAACCTggctctggcagagctgcagacgGCCTCAGACGGGCCCTGcaccatgctggctgtgcctgtgtACATCCAGACCTCCGAGTGA